From the genome of Saccharomyces kudriavzevii IFO 1802 strain IFO1802 genome assembly, chromosome: 16:
GAATTTGCTTCTGAATCTACACACCAAATGCATTGGATTACATATCAATGATGTCACGCCTAAGGTATACTTCAAGTTACTGATACGACATCTTCTGCAGATATCCAGGTCCAATGCAGCTCATCCTaagcaaagaagaagggCTCAGATCTTATTGATATcagtttttgtttctggTGTCACGCTTTTATCCGGGGTGACCTACGGTGCTCTCAAAATCATCTTAAAGTGTTACAAGTTTTACAAGTACCcatggaaaagaaagaatagaaGATCTTTaataagaagaacaagatcTCAAATGCAATTAGATAGTGGTGCAAGGATAATGTACATTCCTGAAGTAGAATTATTGGACCGTCAGGGCCCAAACGAGAATAAGCTGGTGAATACTGTagatagaaagaaaagaaaaaggataTTCATTCCACCAAAGGACAACGATATATATGAGCAtgataaatttctttttaaaaATGTGGTTTTAGAAAGAGCTAAAAACTCACAGTTATTCTACTCGAAATTTTTAAACCAAATGAATGTTTTATCCAAGATTCTTATTCCAACGGTTTTCGATAAAAATTCCTTTCTTTTAACttctcaaatatttttcttagtGATGAGAACCTGGCTATCTTTACTTGTGGCCAAGTTGGATGGGCACATAgtcaaaaatattattgCTGGTAGGGGAAGAAGCTTTTTATGGGATTTGGGATGTTGGTTTTTAATCGCCGTTCCTGCCTCCTATACCAACAGCGCCATTAAGGTACTTCAAAGGAAGTTGAGTTTGAATTTTAGGGTGAATTTGACCCGTTACATTCATGATATGTATCTGGATGAAAGGTTAACATTCTACAAACtaatttttgattcaaaGGCGTCCAGTTCAGTGATTAAGAATATTGACAACTCAATTACTAATGATGTCGCGAAATTTTGCGATGCAACATGCTCCGTTTTTGCGAATATCGCAAAGCCGGTTATTGatttgatattcttttcagtcTATTTACGTGATAATTTGGGTACTGTTGGAGTGGCAGGCATATTTGTCAACTATTTCATTACCGGGTTTATCTTGAGAAGGTATACACCACCATTGGGCAAGTTGGCAAGTGAAAGATCTGCATCAGATGGTGATTACTACAATTACCATTTGAATATGATTAATAATAGTGAAGAGATCGCGTTTTACCAAGGAACAGCTGTAGAGAGGACGAAAGTTAAGGAATTATACGATGCattaatggaaaaaatgcTACTGGTGGACAAATGTAAATTTGGTTACAACATGCTTGAAGATTATGTTTTAAAGTATACATGGTCTGGTTTAGGCTATGTCTTTGCCTCTATCCCTATCGTCATGTCTACTTTAGCAACTGGCATTAATTCAGAggagaaaaatatgaaggAATTTATAGTTAATAAGAGATTGATGCTGTCGCTTGCAGATGCAGGTTCGAGATTGATGCATTCAATAAAGGATATCTCACAGTTAACTGGATATACAAACAGAATCTTTACTTTACTTTCTGCCTTACACAGGGTTCACTCTTTAAACTTTAATTACGGCGCCGTTCCTTCAATATTGTCACTACGCACAGAGGACGTCTCCAGAAATCCAAACTTACTTGCCATCACAGATAATTCACAAGAGGCCATCCGTGGTACCATTCAGCGCAACTTCAACGGCATTAGGCTAGAAAATATAGATGTAATAATTCCATCAGTAAGGGCAAGCGAAGGTATAAAGTTGATCAATAAGCTAACCTTCCAAATTCCTCTACATATTGACCCCATAACTTCAAACTCCAATTCCATACAAGATTTATCAAAGGCAAATGACATCAAGTTGCCATTTTTGCAAGGGTCTGGTTCAAGTTTATTGATATTAGGACCAAATAGTTGTGGCAAGAGTTCCATTCAGCGTATCATAGCAGAAATATGGCCAGTTTATAACAAAAACGGTTTACTGTCCATCCCCTCAGAAAACAACATATTTTGTATTCCTCAAAAACCATATTTTAGTAAGGGCGGAACTTTAAGGGATCAAATTATATATCCAATGTCTTCCGATGAATTCTTTGATAGAGGATTTAAAGACAAGGAACTGGTTCAAATTTTGGTAGAGGTGAGACTAGattatcttttgaaaagaggtGTTGGCTTAACTTACCTGGATGCTGTCGCGGATTGGAAGGATTTGCTAAGTGGAGGCGAAAAGCAGAGAGTAAATTTTGCTAGAGTTATGTTCCATAAACCGTTATACGTGGTATTAGATGAGGCCACAAATGCGATTAGTGTTGATATGGAAGATTACCTGTttaatcttttgaaaagatacAGATTTAACTTCATTTCCATATCGCAAAGGCcaactttgataaaatatCACGAAATGCTGTTGGAGATAGGTGAAAATCGCGATGGTAAATGGCAATTACAAGCGGTTGGTACAGATGAAGCAATTACATCAATTGACAATGAAATCGAAGAATTAGAGAAGAAGCtagaaaaagtaaaagacTGGGAGTATGAGAGAGAAAAACTGCAGAGAAACCTCGAGATTATTTAAAACCGAAGAGAGGGCTCATATTAAGTACGTAATATTTCTATTTGTAAATTACAATTGAGTTAGGATAGTATGcttttgaataattttcGAGTATGTCAGAACTCGATGTACTGAAGCCATAacatttgagaaaaaatcgaaaaaaaaatgaaatgatttttttacctaTTATACAGCTAATGACCTTTccaatatatatatttttcttgatttatGAATCCATGTATAAAAATGACctcatgaaaaaaaaagtgcgTTGCAACAGGGATGTTATTTAAAATCCTTGTGTGTCCACTTTTCAGTAATTTTTTGCTTATATCTTCTGCCTCTCTTGACCGGTACTCTGGATTCAATCTTACCAGAACTTTGTAATTTCCTGACAGTATCATATAAAAGGTTTCCTTCAGGTCTCAATTTTCTTAATGAGTCTGATAATTCATCAGAAAATTTAACTTCCAATCTTTCGTCAATCACAGAATATTTTGTTCCTAATCTGTGCTTCTTACTTTTCTTACTTTTCTTGACTTTATCAACATTTTCAGACTCTGTGGCTGgaattctttcaatgtcTTCGAAACCAATAACATTTTCTAAATCTTTAACACGCCccctcaatttcttcaattctttttgcaATTTGACTTTCTCTTCGTGTTTCTTTGCCTTGTTTCTCTGGtatttcgttttcttcttattcCTGACAGGTTCATTTACTGATAGttttatttcattgtcATCGGAAACATTACCTTGCTCGTCTTTATTGTCTTCTCCTCCTTGTTCTTCGCCAGATGAAgattcttcctcttcgttGTCCTCCAGAGTTTCCATCAAATGTCTGATCCTTTCTTTGTATTCTTCCAAAGCGattctttcatcttctcttactttttcatttttgtacTCCTTGTCTATCAATTCTGACCAAACTTCGCTGTTAGGATTATACGATTTGCCAGCATGTGGAAGCTCCGTGAATTCTTTAACTGCAATTGGTTCCATATCCAAAGTTTCTGGCCTGACTGAAGCGACGGACCAACCTGTGgtggattttttcaatagttCCTCGGGTATCTTGTCTTTTCCTTTCACATCAAGCTCGATACCAGAAGGCAGCTTGACCTTTTGCTTCTTCGAATCGGATTCGTTACCCCACAAATCGCCAGCGGTTGATTTAATTAGACCGTCTTTGGCAACCCTGTTCTTAATCTTTGACTCGCCATGTACTCTGCCGGCCAAAgccattaatttttttagctCATGTTTCGAAACGCCTTGAATCTTGttagatttttcatcattaccACTCTTGTGGTGTTTCAGCACCGGAATTTTTGAGTTAGTCTTGACGGCGtctaaaatttctttacttttcaaacttttcttgatctgatttcttttgatcagattctttttcaatatgtTATCACCTTCAATATcgactttgaaaagagcaTCATTTTGTAAAGAGGTTATGTCACCGGTACCATGTGTAACCTCATGGtcaatctttttttccatataTTGTTCGACTTCAGAAATATCAATATTCTTTCTCCATGCTTTCTTACCCTTTCTTGAAGATTGCTTGTATTGAGAAGGTTTCTTGGTTACGTTAGTTGGAGCCATTTGATGTTGTTTATTCGTTGCTCAGTGTATCCTATAGAGTTCAATGGAATATAATTAATGGCATTAAAATAGAATGCGAGGACCTCATCGCATTTTTACTGCAttctctattttttttttttttagaaaacTTCAcgcattgaaaaatttttgatgaaatttttgattttcgtCAAGTATGACGGTAATCATAGAACTATTCAATATATAATGAATCTCTTGGTATACTGCCGGTATCTTAGTATCTAACATTAGCTCCACTATCCATTTCTATGATATGATGAAACCTGCCTTTTAAATTAACTACACATCGGCACTCAGAAATAAAACTGATAGAATAAAAGCTGCGCAAGGTGAAATACTTCATCGATCTTGTTGTTTACAAAATGGGCATAAGAAAAGTAGAgaattataaaaaaaaagaagataaagtTAAGATAACAACTGagaaggtaaaaaaaatataataataagttgtaaataaaaacaaaacttGCATGAAAATTCGAAAACTTTAAACTTTAACTTTCGTACGATGATTAGGAAAGGATATGACATCATGGAGAAGAAGTAAGCGGTTTGTCTATCAATAATTAAGGAGGGAAAGCAAATATGGGTAATAGAAGGTGCCTTCTGCTTCATCTTTAATAGCATTGTAGCATATTCTTGTGGTTCTAAAGAATCATTTGTAGGCATTAGagtagaaagaaaacaaagtgATTTAAGAGTTAGGAGgcaaaaatattgaatcaacctttttttcctctaaTAATTTCATATCCTTTCCGTCATATaaaggaagaaatggaaggaaaaataaagagaaaaaaatagacaGTATATATCAGTGCAACGGTAAAAAGTTGATTccttctttcattttcttcacaaAACAATTTCCGTTTCATCATCCCATAACTCTCTTTGAAATCTCCAATGAATGGATGAAAGATCCTCCTTTCTGTCCTCCTTGTCGCCTACTAAAGTGCCACTTGGGGcattttttgttgataaatttagAGCGGAGCCgagtttcaagaaaatgtcGTCCTTTTCAGGCACCAGGGCGCCTTCTTCGGGTATAAGAGAGTAGTCGAAATCTTTGAACCATCTTCTTTGCCAGCTAATACCTTTagcctcttcctcttttcttaaCTCTCTTTGagtttcttccaattcagtttttgttttggCAATCAAATTGAAGTCGCCTAATTTGATGGCACCAGCCACGTCATGCCATGCTTTTCTACTTTCTAGAGGATGTTGATCTTCCAGAGTTTTGACTTTCAAGTGCTCTGCAGGGATTCTAGCAGCGTCATAAAATAATCGtgattcttcttttttattggcCTTAATTATCTTGGAAGAACCAGACCATTGGCCGGATATTGTGTATAACgccttttctttgtctttaCTCTCTTTAGCATCCCTGTAAATTCTTGCCTTGAACGAATTCTTCTTACCCGAGAAATAACCTCTACCtgaaaattcaataacGCAAAGTAATCCTGTGGAAGATTGGATGTACGATTTGCCCTCCAATTCAACAAAGGGTGAAGCAACAAGGATACCTTCGATATGTAATGGAGGTGGGGTAACCAAATAACTTTCGTCCTTAACATCCAGCATAGTGTGACCAAATTGCTTTACCGTTAACATTAGCGATTTAGTGAAACTGGCTTTGATTTGGTTGTAGCCTTGTAGTCTTACTTTATTCTTGTCATTGAAGATAGAAAAAGCAGTGACAGGTGGATGGTGGGAGACTTGTTCACTTAACAACACTGTTTCTCCAAATTCAGGGCGTTCTTTATTTTCCCATTTACCGACAAACAACTCCCCCAAAAATGGGTTCAAAGGTTTCTTCTCGGAACCCAAGGATTCATTACGAGAGCAGTACTGGGACTTCAAAGTAGAAATAAACCATTTAGTGACGGCTAACATACGAGACAATTCAGGAGATTCAACTTCCGGATCGATTGAACAGTGTTCCTTATAGTTATCATCGTTGATAAAAGAGGGTTCCAGGAATAATTCTGGATGTTCAGCCCAGTATTGCGAAAACTCGGTCAATGAGATTGGCGACAAAATGAATGGAGGAGCTGATAGAGAGGAAAGATCACCGTTGAATGAAGCGATTGACTTCAAGAACGAAGTCCATGAGGATGAGCTTGCGTATTGAGACATAACTTAAAATTCTTGAGACTTCagtctttgattttttctcgaATATTTTTGTGGGGGCTTGATATACTCCTactattgttttcaaaCCGGTGAATTAATAGGAAACGTGAACAATCTTTCGGTTTCTCTTCAATGCgtgattttttcctttgtttttttctttagtaCAACAGCTAGAAATTGGGTAAAAAAAGCCAATGTGATAAAGTCAAcctcaaagaaaaatttactCAAGAAGTTATCAAGGTGGTATCTTTTTGCTTGGTATAAAAGCCCTTGCACACTGCAAGAACAGAACTACAAGAAATAAAACGCACACTAAAGAACGTGGTACTTGTCGAGTAATCCAGCAAGTGAGCAAAGGTTGGAAAAACAGGAATAATCAACGAACGAAATGGCAAAAGGAGAAGTCCGCATCCGTGCACCGCACAATTCCGGAGGATAATGACTTGCGTGAGAGGGCCCAAAATTGCTGCAGCTAGTAAAGCGCGAAGGGAATAAGTTACTGGTCCCGTGAATGGATTGACACAATAGTCGGTGCAACTGCTCTAGGTGCTGCAACTGGAGAGGTACATATGGATATAGTTTATTTGAGTTCGTTTAGGACGTCCCGTTACGATTCCGGAACAGAGGGCCGATTGCCCggactgaaaaatttactgTGGACATGAAAAGCATGTAGATAATTGAGTTTTGGCCTGCgcatatttttgaaggatgTCTTAAGTAGGAGGTTGCAAAAGTTGCTTACATTATAGAGGGTAGAAGCGATGTCGATAAGGACGGTAATTCAAAGCATTGAATCGGAATCCGGGTTTCTACAGCCGGCGCTAGATATCGTCGCTACCATACCTGTTGACGCCCAATCTAACAAAATACCTATTAGTTTGGTGGTGGGTTTCAAGCAAGAATACCCATTGAAGTCTGCTTCATCTCTGGCCTGTTACTACTACGCCATTCCACTAACAAAGGACAGATACATGAATTCCAAATCTGGTGGAAGTGGCGTTGTGGGAATACCGTTATTGGATACTAATAACGATAAAATTCGTGATATAGCTAGGCGGTTGGCCACAATaatatctgaaaaattcaaaagaccATGCTACATAACGTGGTCATCTCTGCCCGACGAAGATTCATCTATGTTGATAGCAAACCATTTGTACATTTTAAATAAGTGCCTGAATTTCCTGAAAGCAGAGCTCAGTAGGCAAAAGTAGTTCTAGCATGTAGAGCTCAACATATATAATTTCGTCTAATATATCAATTACGATCTAGTTCCAGAATACAGAATCAAACctttgattcaaaaatattttggaaaataaatataGTTGACTTGTCAGACTGCCATTTGTACCCACCCATGAAGCCCTATCCCTTCCAAAAAGGAAGTACATAGGATGGGTCAAGATCATCGCGCCATTTAATATCGTAAGTACTTCCAAAGGAAGTATTCACAAATGCAACGGCAAagcaaaatttttgttcaaaattatAGATGGCCGAACCGCTAAGGATTGCGGACCAAGCTAATTTAGGTTTAATTTTAGTTTCTCACTCTGGGGTACAAAGGATATGGGCTCATCAACCAAGTTGGATTCAGTGGCTCTTTTGAAGAGTCAAAGAGTGACGATTCCTATAGAAATGATCCTACTGTTGAATGTGTTAGTCAAAACCTGAAGCtggtgaaaaatggaaggGTGGTGAGAGATAACAATCGTATTCCTGAAATATCTGAGACGTTTGTTATGCTCTTTATTGAAGTATATGGTATAAAACATACTGAAGTACGTCGACACATTTTTTAGTAaaacaacaagaagaatataatTAGAAGaaatgtaaatatataataaataTCAAGTTGTAGTGAGGGAGCCGCCCTATTTATATGTCTCCCTAGCCTGCTCATCCACCTCATCgagaaaatggaaaaaactAGTGAAAACTCAGCCCTAAGAAAAGGCTAAAAAGCAAACCCGAAAGTATCACCCGACCTGAAATATGTTTTTTCCGCCAAATGTTTAACATCCTTACATTATAATGTACATCCTTGCACTTCCtcatattatttttcatattttattgcatttttttattcatcCCTTTACTGCGCGAGTAAACCTTGATGCGTCCATCAACTGCTTCCTTCGATGAAACCTACCGGGGCCACAATAGCCTCCCTCTGACATGACGATTGCTGGGGTAGCAGATGTCATCTCTTCCTGCCTAGACTCGTCTTCTACCCTTTGCCACGACACTTCACTGGAGTACCGTAACATCTCTCTTCCGTTTGCCGAAGTATTCACTATCGATCAACCTTTAATTAATATGCACTAATTACAAGTTTAAAATTTGATTTATCTTGCCCTAGGCTTGAAGAATACGTAAGAAACCAACAATCAactaaattgaaaaatggctGAATCCCATAGATGTATGTTAAAGCAGATAATAAGAAAACGTTTAAAAATTTTCGGGCCAGTAACTAGGAACTTTTGAAGTGACGTGTCGATAAATATTGGAGATATGAGCGCTAAACCCCATCAGAAGATGTTGACAATAATTGGAATGTTTATAAACagagaaaaatggattGAAGTGCGAATAAAGTTGAAGTGTACAGAGGTTTAAAGTTGGAAGCTGAGTAATATAGATTTATCAGAGCCTTGTCTGCGGCTTTTGTTCTAACAATTTTTATTCTATCTCTATACTCGTGGAACTTATGAAGGAGTGTGGTCTTAATATAAGAGGTTTTTACCCATTTTAACTTACCGTGGAGGCGTTCCTTATCTCCTTTTGTCAGCTTTTCTCAGAAACTTTATCCTAGATGAATTATGAATGCACAGTTTTATGGTAAAGCATATGCTGTCAGCAATCTGTAATTTACCAGCTCGAAAATAACCGTTAATTGCGATGATCATCGAATACTAACAATCTTTTTCGGAATCTTACGtgttccttttccttttttcttttagtgTACGTCAAAGGTAAGCATTTATCCTACCAAAGATCCAAGAGAGTCAACAACCCAAATGTCTCTTTGATCAAGATTGAAGGTGTCGCTACTCCACAAGATGCTCAATTTTACTTGGGTAAGCGTATTGCCTACGTCTACAGAGCCTCTAAGGAAGTTAGAGGTTCTAAGATTAGAGTCATGTGGGGTAAGGTCACCAGAACTCACGGTAACTCTGGTGTCGTTAGAGCTACCTTCAGAAACAATTTACCAGCCAAGACTTTCGGTGCTTCTGTCAGAATCTTCTTGTACCCATCTAACATTTAAATTTGTTGATTGTATAAGTGCTCCCTTAAACATCgttgttttctcttttattactattaatattattattttttgaagaatagaTATATAGTATAATTTTTAAAATTAATTCCGTATAAAAGGTTACATGATCCTTCTTTCCTTAATTCGAATTTGTACACCTGATTTTGAACGTGGTAATGCAAAACAATACGTTTGGGAAGAGCCATGTAAGGTGTACAGAAATTTCTGCGAAAGCAGGTAATTATAAAATTATACGTGAAAAAGGTTAAATGTTTTTAGCAATGCAAGATGCATATGTATAGGTATAGGTATAAGTATATGCACATTTACGTTTAACGTTCAGGAAGTCAAAACTTCATAAAGTATAATGTGACATTATTTTGCTGTAGtgaataataatgaaatataAATGGAGGATAACCggaatgaaaaatgcaaaaaaatattgaatgaTTTATATGGTAAGGAAGCACTCATGGGAAAGGAGGATAAGATAATATTAGTTAGACTCTcatacttcttcttttgaagaatccTAATACTCTTTTCGCAGTTGACTGTTCTGGACATTGAAGTGGTTTATTCTCCGCGTTTGCCTTTCTGACCTCGGACACCATAACAGAGGTTCTCTCACTTTGGATTATTTTCTTAGACTCTAGAATTTGCTTATCTTGGTCAGTATTTGATATGGACTGATCCTTTGGCAATTCATGGGACGTTAATATATTCGAGGCTGTAGTCGAAGAAGTCCCTGAAATTGCATGATTTTCGTCCTTTTTTGGACGCCTTTGCGAAGGCGGAGAAGGTTTTCTCTTAGAATCCATTGATGAGTATAAACTGGACTTGGGAGTATCGTAAGAgtataaggaaaaaaagctgAATCGTTTCTTAACCGGATCTGTTTCATTAAGTGACCTTTCTGTGGAAATAATagcgtttttttttactggAGCATGAGCATTTTGGCTACCATTACTGTTCTTGCCGCTCGGACTCTCGACCTTTGTCTTTTCTATAAATTTTCGGTCCTCACGCTGTTGAACAAGAGACTCAGGTACCTTCAAATCGTCGGTCTCCTCTGTTACGGTATCGCATGATATATCGCTGAATATGCCGCTATACCTCAAACTTTTGCGCCTctgtttatatttttcatcataaaTTTTTGTTGCTACTTCTGCATCTCCTTTATATTTGATCAAGTCACCAGATGCGCTTTGCAGATCAACTGACGGTTTTGCTACAGAAAACGAACCCTGTGTAATCAATTTCGGAGAACTTTCGATCGAAGAGCATGAAGTTATGCATGTATCCGGTGCTAGATATGGCGTGGAGTCAAAGGGAGAAGTTTCCCTTTGATTGAGTGTTTGTGATGACGCGTTGCTCTTAGTCTTGTCATTAATTTCGTATATAGAGAGCACATTCGAACTGAGGAAAGGCGTTGTGTATGACCCAGGGTGATAGGAGGTCGGCCGAGGCTTGGTATGGAATGGGGAAGAACTCTGGTGGAGATTTTTGGTCGATTTGAGACTATTTTGTGTTTTAGGTTTGTTATATTGATGGTTTTGTGAGCCTTTCATGCTATTTGGTTTGATCTTGCTCGTTTGAATTTTACTGAGCGACTCTTTCTCTTGATTTGATATGATATGACTCCCAGAAAATGTATTCCTCTTGATCGGCGTGGTTTCAATTATGAAATCGCTTGGAGCTACAACTTGTGGAGGTGAAAGACCAGCAGTTATGTTGCCTACTGTAATTTGTCTAATGTTTTGGGCCGAGGATAATGATTGTTCATGGCTTAACGCATATTCCCTATCCGCATTCACTACTGCCTGTAGGGCAACGGATGCAGCTGAATTGCTTCTGTTGTGCCTATTAGATCTCCTTATAGGTGAAAGCCGTTGATCTGATGCAATGGAAGCCGGTCTAGTTATTATATGGTCTTGTGACTCTTGAGGTGGAGCTGGGAAAGAAAGTAAAGTGGAATCGATAATTAGTGAATCTCTCTTATCATTCCTCGAACCAATAGATGAAGTTGAACAGCTAGATTGTGGTCTAGATCCATATCTTGTTCTTGGTTTCCCCAATCTGAATACAGACTGCGTGTTGTGCAACTTATCCCATTCGTCTGGCGTTATGGACAAGAATGAGAAATGAGAGTTCAGCCATTCGTGTTTCTTGATTTGCTTCAAgttcattcttttctttgggTCCGGGACCAAGATGCGTCTTAATAAGTCTCGAGGTATAGGAAGTATATAGTCAGGAAACTTCAATGGGGTGGAGTTAATATAATTATAAAGTCTTCCTATGTCACTTCCCTCAGGGTTGTTGGAATCATCATCCCACGGTAAATACCCAGCTAGCATAGCGTAAAGTATAACACCACATGACCATATATCGGCTTTTCTCGCTTCATATGGTTCGGCGCTTATTACTAGTTCTGGTGCTGCATAACAGGGAGAGCCGCatgatgttttcatcagTTCGTTACGCGAGCAAAACTCATTTACAAACCCAAAATCTGTTATGACTaggttttcatttttgtccAGTAGCAGATTTTCCAACTTGAGATCTCTATGTACAAGGCCCTTCGAATGAATATAATACACTCCACTAACTAATTGGGAAAACAGTCTGCATGCATTGGTTTCTTTcagccttctttttttctgaatatatttataaaaCTCTCCTCCACACGCATACTCTAATACAATACCAATGTATCTAGAATTTTGCAGTACTTCCTCTAATTTTACAATATTTGGATGTGATAAATGTTTTAAGGCGTTTATCTCTCTGTATATTTTTACTTCCTTCTTGTAGTTATTTGATATGGTATCACGTTTGATAAGCTTAACAGCTACCTGTTTTGGGAATTCAAAAGTTGTAGCAGAACTGTTTGAAAAGTTCTTCGGCCAACCAAGCTTCACCTTTCCAAATTCCCCTTCTCCCAAGGTGGAACCTAGAATATAGGGGCCAAACGTCACATGTTTCCTTCTTTGTTCATTCGTTCTTTGGGAATATTGAAATGTGCCTGATGAATCGTTTGTTATCCCCCCGTAGTATGTATGGCGTTTATTTGTGTACGACATTTGTATTTTTGACTCCTTTATTGAGCTTGAAGAAGTAGTGACTAATTCAAACTTAATGTAGCGCCCAgtttgcctttttttgctttttgtATAATATGTAAGTGAGAAACTGTAATTGTTCTTGAAGCTA
Proteins encoded in this window:
- the FRK1 gene encoding protein kinase FRK1 (similar to Saccharomyces cerevisiae KIN4 (YOR233W) and FRK1 (YPL141C); ancestral locus Anc_8.654) produces the protein MSYTNKRHTYYGGITNDSSGTFQYSQRTNEQRRKHVTFGPYILGSTLGEGEFGKVKLGWPKNFSNSSATTFEFPKQVAVKLIKRDTISNNYKKEVKIYREINALKHLSHPNIVKLEEVLQNSRYIGIVLEYACGGEFYKYIQKKRRLKETNACRLFSQLVSGVYYIHSKGLVHRDLKLENLLLDKNENLVITDFGFVNEFCSRNELMKTSCGSPCYAAPELVISAEPYEARKADIWSCGVILYAMLAGYLPWDDDSNNPEGSDIGRLYNYINSTPLKFPDYILPIPRDLLRRILVPDPKKRMNLKQIKKHEWLNSHFSFLSITPDEWDKLHNTQSVFRLGKPRTRYGSRPQSSCSTSSIGSRNDKRDSLIIDSTLLSFPAPPQESQDHIITRPASIASDQRLSPIRRSNRHNRSNSAASVALQAVVNADREYALSHEQSLSSAQNIRQITVGNITAGLSPPQVVAPSDFIIETTPIKRNTFSGSHIISNQEKESLSKIQTSKIKPNSMKGSQNHQYNKPKTQNSLKSTKNLHQSSSPFHTKPRPTSYHPGSYTTPFLSSNVLSIYEINDKTKSNASSQTLNQRETSPFDSTPYLAPDTCITSCSSIESSPKLITQGSFSVAKPSVDLQSASGDLIKYKGDAEVATKIYDEKYKQRRKSLRYSGIFSDISCDTVTEETDDLKVPESLVQQREDRKFIEKTKVESPSGKNSNGSQNAHAPVKKNAIISTERSLNETDPVKKRFSFFSLYSYDTPKSSLYSSMDSKRKPSPPSQRRPKKDENHAISGTSSTTASNILTSHELPKDQSISNTDQDKQILESKKIIQSERTSVMVSEVRKANAENKPLQCPEQSTAKRVLGFFKRRSMRV